CCACGAACCAGTCGGTGTCCGTCGTCCTGCCCGCGCTGAACGAGGAGGAGACGGTCGGTGACATCGTCGCGATCATCCGTCACGACCTCATGCACCAGGTCCCGCTCGTCGACGAGATCGTGGTCGTCGACTCGGGATCGACCGACCGCACGTCCGAGGTGGCCGCGGCGGCCGGCGCGCGGGTCGTCCACCGGGACGACATCCTGCCGCGGATACCGGCCGTGCCCGGCAAGGGCGAGGTCCTGTGGCGCTCCCTGCTGGTCACCACCGGGGACATCGTCTGTTTCATCGACGCCGATCTGAGGGAGTTCTCCTCCGACTTCGTCTCGGGGATCGTCGGCCCACTGCTCACCGACCCCGGGGTGGATCTGGTCAAGGGCATGTACGACCGTCCGCTGGGCGGCGCGGCCGGCCAGGGCGGAAGGGTCACCGAGCTCATGGCCCGTCCGCTGCTCAACATGCACTGGCCGCAGCTGGCCGGGTTCGTGCAACCGCTCGGCGGCGAGTACGCGGCCCGACGCAGTCTGCTGGAGCAGCTGCCGTTCCCCGTCGGCTACGGCGTGGAGCTGGGCATGCTGGTCGACGCCCTGCACCTGGTGGGCCTGGACGCCCTCGCCCAGGTCGACATCGGCGTGCGCAAGCACCGTCATCAGGACGGGCAGGCGCTGGGCCGGATGGCGGCGGCCATCTACCGCACCGCCCAGCTCCGGCTGGCCCGCGGGCACCTGATCCGCCCGTCCCTCACCCAGTTCGAACGGAGCACGGACGGCTTCGAGCCGCGCACCTACTCCGTGGACACCGAGGAACGGCCGCCCATGGCGGAGATCGCGGAGTACGCGACCCGCAAGGTCGCGTGACCGTCGGACGGGCCGTATACGGCATGTCGCCGACAGCGGCGACACGGCCGGATACGGCCCGTCCACACAGCGCGACCGTACGTTTGAGCGTTTCCCGACCGGGCTAGGTTGAGGCGTATGGCTTCCACGCACGACACTCCCGCTCGGGCCGCCGAGGTGCTGGTCGCGTCCAACCGCGGCCCGGTCTCCTACGAGGTGCGCGAGGACGGCACGCTGCACGCGAAACGCGGCGGCGGCGGGCTGGTCTCCGGCCTGTCGGCCATCGGGCCCGACACGGGTGCCCTCTGGGTGTGCTCGGCGCTCTCCGACGGCGACCGGGAGGCGGTCCGGCGCGGGGTCGGCGAGGAGGGCGTGCGCATGCTGGCCGTCCCGGCCGACGTGCACGAGGACGCCTACAACGGCATCGCCAACTCCGTGCTGTGGTTCGTCCACCACCTGCTCTACCAGACGCCGCTGGAGCCCACCTTCGACGCGGAGTTCCGCCGTCAGTGGGCGTCGTACGAGACCTACAACCGGGCGTTCGCGGAGGCGCTGGCCCAGGAGGCGGCGGACGGCGCGGCCGTCCTCGTGCAGGACTACCACCTGTGTCTGGTGCCGGGGATGCTGCGTGAGCTGCGCCCGGACCTGCGCATCGGACACTTCTCGCACACGCCGTGGGCGCCGGTGGACTACTTCGCGCTGCTGCCGGGGGACGTGCGCGAGCGGTTGCTGCACGGGATGCTCGGCGCGGACCGCCTGGGCTTCCTCACCCGGCGCTGGGCGGACGCGTTCACCGCGTGCTGTACGGAGTTCGCCGGCGGGCCGGGCAAGACGCAGATCGGCGTGCACGGTCTCGGTGCGGACGCCGAGTTCCTGCGCGAGCGCTCGCACCGGCCGGACGTCGACGAGCGCATGGCGGCTCTCCGGGCGGAGATCGGCGAGGGCCGCAAGGCGATCGTCCGGGTCGACCGCACCGAGCTGTCCAAGAACATCGTGCGCGGGCTCCTGGCCTACCGGCAGCTGCTCGACGACCACCCGGAGTGGCGCGAGCGGGTCGTCCACGTGGCCTTCGCCTACCCCTCCCGCCAGGACCTCGCCGTCTACCGCGACTACATGGCCGAGGTGCAGCGCCTGGCCGAGGAGATCAACGCCCGGTACGGCACGCCCGGCTGGACCCCGGTCCTGCTGAACCTCAAGGACGACTTCGCCCGCTCCCTCGCCGCCTACCGGCTGGCCGACGTCGCCCTGGTGAACCCGATCCGCGACGGCATGAACCTGGTCGCCAAGGAGATCCCGGTCGTCTCCGACGAGGGCTGCGCGCTGGTCCTGTCCCGGGAGGCGGGGGCCTACTGGGAGCTGCGCGAGGACGCGATCACGGTGAACCCGTACGACGTCCTGGAGACCGCCCGCGCCCTGTACGAGGGGCTGACCATGAAGGCGGAGGAGCGGGCCGAGCGCACGAAGCGGCTGTCCGCGGCGGCGACCGCGCTGCCCCCGGCCCAGTGGTTCCTGGACCAGCTGAACGCCCTGCGGGAGATTCAGCCGAGCTGAGCGACCAGCTCCCGCAGCAGCCGTACGACGCCGGCGGGCCCGTCGACGACGAGGTCCGCGCGCTCGGCCAGTTCGCCGACCTCGCTGCTGCCGCTGCACACCAGCAGTCCGGGTACACCGTCCGCGCGGAGCTTCTCCACGGCGGCGAAGGCGGGCAGGTCGCCGAGGTCGTCGCCGGCGTAGAGGACGGACCGCGCGCCGGTCTCGCGGACGTGCTCCAGCAGGGCGACGCCCTTGTCCATGCCCGGCGGGCGCAGCTCCAGGACCATCCGGCCGGGTTCGACGATCAGGCCGTGCCGGCCGGCCAGGTCGGTGAGCGGGGCCCGCAGCGCTTCGAAGGCGGCCCGCGGGTCGTCGGCGCGGCGGGTGTGGACGGCGACGGCCCGGCCGCCCTTCTCCTCGACCGAGACACCCGGCCGGTCCCCGGCGGCGGCCAGGACCCGCGGGAGTTCGGCGCGGACGGCGGCCACTCCCGGGTGCGGGGCGGGGGCGCTCAGGGCGCCGGTGCGGGCGTCCCAGCGTTCGGC
The sequence above is a segment of the Streptomyces asoensis genome. Coding sequences within it:
- the otsB gene encoding trehalose-phosphatase, translating into MGTHETHSTDSEPLSLPVPVTPAGRAALDAILDRPSTTLVALDFDGTLAPIVENPEDARAHPDAVPALTALAPKVAAVAVITGRPAEVAVRHGGFAGAEGLEHLSVLGHYGAERWDARTGALSAPAPHPGVAAVRAELPRVLAAAGDRPGVSVEEKGGRAVAVHTRRADDPRAAFEALRAPLTDLAGRHGLIVEPGRMVLELRPPGMDKGVALLEHVRETGARSVLYAGDDLGDLPAFAAVEKLRADGVPGLLVCSGSSEVGELAERADLVVDGPAGVVRLLRELVAQLG
- a CDS encoding glucosyl-3-phosphoglycerate synthase; translation: MLQETERWLATRSWSATDRPLHRILAAKRATNQSVSVVLPALNEEETVGDIVAIIRHDLMHQVPLVDEIVVVDSGSTDRTSEVAAAAGARVVHRDDILPRIPAVPGKGEVLWRSLLVTTGDIVCFIDADLREFSSDFVSGIVGPLLTDPGVDLVKGMYDRPLGGAAGQGGRVTELMARPLLNMHWPQLAGFVQPLGGEYAARRSLLEQLPFPVGYGVELGMLVDALHLVGLDALAQVDIGVRKHRHQDGQALGRMAAAIYRTAQLRLARGHLIRPSLTQFERSTDGFEPRTYSVDTEERPPMAEIAEYATRKVA
- a CDS encoding alpha,alpha-trehalose-phosphate synthase (UDP-forming) encodes the protein MASTHDTPARAAEVLVASNRGPVSYEVREDGTLHAKRGGGGLVSGLSAIGPDTGALWVCSALSDGDREAVRRGVGEEGVRMLAVPADVHEDAYNGIANSVLWFVHHLLYQTPLEPTFDAEFRRQWASYETYNRAFAEALAQEAADGAAVLVQDYHLCLVPGMLRELRPDLRIGHFSHTPWAPVDYFALLPGDVRERLLHGMLGADRLGFLTRRWADAFTACCTEFAGGPGKTQIGVHGLGADAEFLRERSHRPDVDERMAALRAEIGEGRKAIVRVDRTELSKNIVRGLLAYRQLLDDHPEWRERVVHVAFAYPSRQDLAVYRDYMAEVQRLAEEINARYGTPGWTPVLLNLKDDFARSLAAYRLADVALVNPIRDGMNLVAKEIPVVSDEGCALVLSREAGAYWELREDAITVNPYDVLETARALYEGLTMKAEERAERTKRLSAAATALPPAQWFLDQLNALREIQPS